A part of Herpetosiphon gulosus genomic DNA contains:
- a CDS encoding LysM peptidoglycan-binding domain-containing protein, with amino-acid sequence MSTSIAFALFFVLLSPILTAILLRFLRTRLSALPFYSIAGVLFGLAAAAAIWLVSQHQANVQLGSLVLIQQQGIDLEVPPEAEPTAMPTQVLPTLAATATRLAPTATTRPSATPTDQPTATTEATAEPTATSEPSATPTAERRTYTVEDGDTLRSIAEAFDVTIAELLEANDLTPQQADQLQPGDVLIIP; translated from the coding sequence GTGTCAACAAGTATTGCTTTTGCCCTCTTTTTTGTGTTGCTTAGCCCCATTTTGACTGCGATTTTGCTGCGTTTTTTGCGCACGCGCCTGAGTGCTTTACCGTTTTATTCGATTGCAGGCGTGCTTTTTGGGCTGGCAGCAGCTGCCGCGATTTGGCTGGTCAGTCAGCATCAAGCCAATGTTCAGCTTGGCAGCTTGGTGCTTATCCAACAGCAAGGGATCGATTTGGAAGTACCGCCTGAGGCCGAACCAACCGCGATGCCAACCCAAGTGTTGCCAACCTTGGCGGCTACGGCAACCCGTTTAGCCCCAACCGCAACAACCCGCCCAAGCGCTACGCCAACCGACCAACCAACCGCAACCACTGAAGCTACCGCTGAACCAACCGCAACCAGCGAGCCAAGCGCTACGCCAACTGCTGAACGCCGTACCTACACGGTTGAAGATGGCGATACCTTACGCTCAATTGCTGAAGCATTTGATGTAACGATTGCTGAATTGCTCGAAGCCAATGATCTCACGCCGCAACAAGCTGATCAGCTTCAGCCAGGCGATGTGTTGATTATTCCTTAG
- a CDS encoding polysaccharide deacetylase family protein — MRIIGLLLGLCCLVGCASAAPNPTPSPVVAIATPTTISITATALDPTPISLTATPMALALTWQSYTVYRVEPGDSLESIAERGASFPLFISRYNRLNRPIEAGQLLIVPRLESDQPNSLPSTPMLISRGFTSQAWVGLSCDLRAAAAPIEPMLQTLASQSITMTFFLNVDWIEQNPQDLPQLAAAGHELASGVALEQIESETLAQALNQTETALTNQLGMDASVRPYLRIWQQPSSPTLAELAAQNGYLLLDNAQARDALALAEELMQPEQAASYRGELIMLDCSDPELAAALPLIIERLQQAGLQLRSIAEVMQP, encoded by the coding sequence GTGCGTATTATTGGCTTGTTGCTGGGCTTGTGCTGCTTGGTTGGTTGTGCATCCGCTGCGCCAAATCCAACGCCTAGCCCAGTTGTGGCAATTGCAACCCCAACGACTATTAGCATAACCGCAACAGCGCTTGATCCAACTCCGATCAGCTTAACCGCTACGCCGATGGCCTTGGCCTTGACCTGGCAATCCTACACGGTTTATCGGGTTGAGCCAGGCGATAGTTTGGAATCAATTGCTGAGCGTGGGGCAAGCTTTCCCTTATTTATTAGCCGTTACAATCGACTGAATCGCCCAATTGAAGCGGGCCAGTTGTTGATTGTGCCACGTTTGGAGAGCGATCAGCCGAATAGTTTGCCCTCAACTCCGATGCTGATTAGCCGTGGCTTTACCAGCCAAGCATGGGTTGGGCTAAGCTGTGATCTGAGGGCGGCAGCCGCGCCAATTGAGCCAATGTTGCAAACCCTTGCCAGCCAATCGATCACAATGACCTTTTTTCTAAATGTTGATTGGATTGAGCAAAACCCGCAGGACTTACCACAACTCGCGGCGGCTGGTCATGAGCTGGCCAGTGGCGTGGCGCTTGAGCAAATTGAGTCTGAAACATTAGCCCAAGCCTTGAATCAAACCGAAACTGCTTTGACCAACCAACTTGGCATGGATGCTTCGGTGCGCCCCTATTTGCGAATTTGGCAGCAACCAAGTAGCCCAACCTTAGCTGAACTTGCCGCCCAAAACGGCTATTTGCTGCTCGATAACGCCCAAGCACGCGATGCATTGGCCTTGGCCGAGGAGTTAATGCAGCCTGAGCAAGCAGCAAGTTATCGCGGGGAATTGATTATGCTCGATTGTAGTGATCCTGAGCTTGCCGCAGCCTTGCCGTTAATCATTGAGCGCTTGCAGCAAGCTGGTTTGCAGCTGCGCAGTATTGCGGAAGTGATGCAGCCATGA
- a CDS encoding methyltransferase domain-containing protein, producing the protein MAWIPQRSQALELLDELTEHPELAANLTEMAWLYRLSGGYHLGWRLLQPFLQAHTSLLDLGAGNGQIGRWLQAASQQQSQSFQTISLDLNRTIVASNQQALVGTGQALPFADRSIDIVFCAQMLHHCSDIEVVALLREAQRVACRGIVLVDLQRSWLGYWGARLVGLGPLTSLGKHDGPLSVLRAWRSSEIQTMVQAAGIQRYHIEQTSLYWGLAIEPCV; encoded by the coding sequence ATGGCTTGGATTCCCCAACGTTCACAAGCGCTTGAATTGCTCGACGAACTAACCGAGCATCCTGAATTGGCGGCTAACTTGACCGAAATGGCTTGGCTCTATCGTTTGAGCGGCGGTTATCACTTAGGTTGGCGCTTGTTGCAGCCATTCTTACAAGCCCATACGAGCTTGCTTGATCTTGGGGCGGGCAATGGCCAAATTGGGCGTTGGCTGCAAGCAGCGAGCCAGCAGCAAAGCCAATCATTCCAAACAATTAGCCTTGATCTTAATCGCACAATTGTTGCCAGTAATCAGCAAGCCTTGGTTGGCACAGGCCAAGCCTTACCATTCGCTGATCGCAGTATCGACATCGTTTTTTGTGCTCAAATGTTGCATCATTGCAGCGACATTGAGGTGGTTGCACTGTTGCGTGAAGCACAACGGGTGGCTTGCCGTGGCATTGTACTTGTTGATCTTCAGCGTAGTTGGCTGGGCTATTGGGGTGCGCGGCTGGTTGGATTAGGCCCGCTGACCAGCCTTGGCAAGCATGATGGCCCGCTATCAGTGCTACGAGCATGGCGCAGTAGCGAAATTCAAACAATGGTGCAGGCCGCAGGCATTCAACGCTACCACATCGAACAAACCAGTTTGTATTGGGGTTTAGCGATTGAACCATGTGTTTAG
- a CDS encoding glycosyltransferase family 39 protein — protein MRLQRAWLTFAILFGLMSLGLGLRLAAWHWHEFRPLGGDEREYLDLAIALAQGKEYYDLQFMRPPLFPLGLAALVWLVDGDLQGLRLINALISTATIPLVWWWARLLLRRNDLALIAAGLTACSFTLALNATELLSETVTLAGLMLVFGLLILALRRPQLRWSIAAGVAIAVVSLIRSVALPLLPLALLLLWRSENPQRWRQMLGLLAATLLTLAPWTIRNALTYDGFILIDTTGQENLWLDNDPRGRDVVKAELYAMGDARIERSQLASQQGIAAITQNPDWFLAKVGREFWHSWGLEHSDDLLARRAIWRPASEVWLRLILGDAWWLLLIGLGLAGMWSLPCERNLKLLLAAWVGYTVFTACLFHVEYRYRLPLLPVLLPTAAWQIHQLRWAWPRPRQWLALATGASVVALSLSYANYPQQAWRLGQKHWYLWQAEHYLADAKALPATMNEQASSGVAIFEAQSAASNALRYDPESALARVLLARIAFVSQQPNVGAEQLRLAIDYLPAHAYAHLLLGDYLRQQGQFEAAKAELAYETSSTEDLQAWSLQRMQFIPITSTLDLGNGLDLGLIDDWYVAEEGSRWFAEQARVWLHAPADANVLRLRIASQRPTSLAAPTLKVFANGQFLAEIAIDSAWTTHEIALPNSLRNLALEIELRSSSTFVPHDLEPTNPDGRDLGLRVDWIIVE, from the coding sequence ATGCGTTTGCAGCGTGCTTGGCTCACCTTTGCGATTCTTTTTGGCCTGATGAGTTTGGGCTTGGGGCTGCGACTGGCCGCGTGGCATTGGCATGAATTTCGGCCACTGGGCGGCGATGAGCGCGAATATTTGGATTTGGCAATTGCCTTAGCCCAAGGCAAAGAATACTACGATTTGCAATTTATGCGGCCACCGCTGTTTCCTTTGGGTTTAGCAGCACTGGTTTGGTTGGTCGATGGCGATTTGCAGGGCTTGCGGCTAATTAATGCTCTGATTAGCACCGCCACAATTCCTTTGGTTTGGTGGTGGGCACGGCTGTTGCTGCGCCGCAACGATTTGGCTTTGATCGCAGCTGGCTTGACTGCTTGTTCATTTACCCTAGCCTTGAATGCGACCGAATTGCTCAGTGAAACCGTCACGTTGGCAGGCTTAATGCTGGTGTTTGGCTTGTTGATTTTGGCTTTGCGCCGCCCGCAATTGCGCTGGAGTATTGCCGCTGGCGTGGCGATTGCCGTTGTGAGCTTAATTCGCTCGGTGGCATTACCGTTGTTGCCATTGGCCTTGTTGTTACTTTGGCGCAGCGAGAACCCGCAACGCTGGCGGCAGATGCTCGGTTTGCTGGCCGCAACGCTGCTGACCCTTGCCCCATGGACAATTCGCAATGCCCTGACCTATGATGGTTTTATTCTGATTGATACAACTGGCCAGGAAAACCTGTGGCTGGATAACGATCCACGTGGCCGCGATGTGGTTAAAGCTGAGTTATATGCAATGGGCGATGCGCGAATTGAGCGTAGCCAACTGGCTTCGCAACAAGGTATCGCGGCGATAACCCAAAACCCTGATTGGTTTTTAGCCAAGGTTGGACGTGAATTTTGGCATAGTTGGGGCTTAGAGCATAGCGACGATTTGCTGGCGCGACGAGCAATTTGGCGACCAGCTAGCGAAGTTTGGCTGCGTTTGATCTTGGGCGATGCTTGGTGGTTGTTGCTAATTGGCTTGGGCTTAGCTGGTATGTGGTCGCTGCCCTGCGAACGTAATCTTAAGCTGCTGTTGGCGGCTTGGGTTGGCTATACCGTGTTTACGGCCTGCCTGTTTCATGTGGAATATCGCTATCGTTTGCCGTTATTGCCTGTGCTTTTGCCCACTGCTGCTTGGCAAATCCATCAATTGCGCTGGGCTTGGCCGCGACCACGCCAATGGTTGGCGCTGGCAACCGGCGCAAGCGTGGTAGCTCTAAGTTTGAGCTATGCCAATTATCCCCAACAGGCTTGGCGTTTGGGCCAAAAACATTGGTATTTGTGGCAGGCCGAGCACTATTTAGCTGATGCGAAGGCCTTGCCAGCTACTATGAACGAGCAAGCTAGCTCGGGCGTGGCAATTTTTGAGGCCCAATCGGCGGCCAGCAATGCCTTGCGCTACGATCCTGAATCGGCCTTGGCCCGGGTGTTGTTGGCGCGAATCGCCTTTGTCAGCCAGCAGCCCAACGTTGGTGCAGAGCAATTGCGCTTGGCGATTGACTATTTGCCGGCCCACGCTTATGCCCATTTGTTGCTAGGCGATTATCTGCGCCAGCAAGGTCAGTTTGAGGCGGCCAAGGCTGAATTGGCCTACGAAACCAGTTCAACCGAGGATTTGCAAGCATGGTCGCTCCAGCGAATGCAATTTATTCCCATCACCAGCACGCTCGATTTGGGCAATGGCCTCGATTTAGGCTTGATTGATGATTGGTATGTTGCCGAAGAGGGTAGCCGCTGGTTTGCTGAGCAGGCTAGGGTTTGGTTGCACGCGCCTGCCGATGCCAATGTGCTGCGCTTGCGGATTGCTAGCCAACGCCCAACTAGCCTAGCTGCGCCAACCTTGAAGGTGTTTGCTAATGGGCAATTTTTAGCCGAAATCGCCATCGATTCAGCGTGGACGACCCATGAAATTGCTTTGCCAAATAGTTTGCGCAACCTAGCATTAGAAATTGAATTACGCAGCAGCAGCACCTTTGTACCACACGATCTGGAGCCGACCAACCCCGATGGACGCGATTTGGGGCTGCGCGTCGATTGGATTATTGTAGAATAG